A region from the Variovorax sp. RKNM96 genome encodes:
- the rplU gene encoding 50S ribosomal protein L21, with translation MYAVIKTGGKQYRVASGEKIKVEQIAADVGQEIVIDQVLAVGNGAEIKVGTPLVSGATVTVTVLSHGKHDKVGIFKMRRRKHYQKRQGHRQQFTELQIGAIAG, from the coding sequence ATGTACGCGGTCATAAAAACCGGCGGCAAGCAGTATCGCGTTGCTTCCGGCGAAAAAATTAAAGTAGAACAGATTGCTGCGGACGTAGGCCAGGAAATCGTGATCGACCAGGTTCTGGCCGTCGGAAACGGCGCTGAAATCAAGGTTGGCACGCCCCTGGTGTCCGGCGCAACGGTGACAGTCACGGTACTGTCGCACGGCAAGCACGACAAGGTCGGCATCTTCAAGATGCGCCGTCGCAAGCACTATCAGAAACGTCAAGGCCATCGCCAGCAGTTCACCGAAC